Proteins from a genomic interval of Medicago truncatula cultivar Jemalong A17 chromosome 3, MtrunA17r5.0-ANR, whole genome shotgun sequence:
- the LOC25491025 gene encoding F-box protein At3g44326, whose amino-acid sequence MSMGIFCSLDPDIIRAHILPRLDGTTLTILSCVSSELRHMICNNEDLWRNICTSTWPSLLLDPIANNVISTFPGGYRSFFSFNHHNNNSYSWYLFAELIHTIDIYLHGEPLLSRVLVGCLTTENTTLIYDSTLGPTIHIPLKEGWFDYLTKNLTLSWIVIDPTRKCAVDLFHSYRNPLWFTGSSGGRNMIQFGIGMTRKGQLWPKMDICKLELTFDCKGCNDVDGDWLQLHLRRVVMVNRNA is encoded by the coding sequence ATGAGCATGGGTATCTTCTGTTCGTTGGATCCAGATATTATTCGTGCCCACATCCTGCCCCGCCTCGATGGCACAACCTTAACCATATTATCCTGTGTATCTTCAGAACTCCGCCACATGATCTGCAACAACGAAGATCTATGGCGGAACATATGCACTTCAACATGGCCTTCTTTGCTATTGGATCCCATAGCTAACAACGTCATCTCCACTTTTCCCGGTGGTTACCGTTCCTTCTTCTCCTTCAACCATCACAATAATAATTCTTACTCTTGGTATCTTTTTGCAGAATTAATCCACACCATTGATATCTACTTACATGGAGAACCTTTGCTTTCAAGAGTTTTAGTTGGCTGCCTAACTACAGAGAATACTACTCTTATTTATGACTCCACATTGGGCCCAACAATTCACATTCCGTTAAAGGAGGGGTGGTTTGATTATTTGACAAAGAATTTGACGTTGAGTTGGATAGTTATCGATCCAACTCGTAAGTGTGCAGTGGACTTGTTTCATTCTTATCGCAACCCTTTGTGGTTTACAGGATCTAGCGGGGGTAGAAATATGATACAGTTTGGGATTGGAATGACAAGGAAAGGCCAACTATGGCCGAAGATGGATATTTGTAAATTGGAGCTCACGTTTGACTGTAAGGGTTGTAACGACGTCGATGGAGATTGGTTGCAATTGCATTTGAGGAGAGTAGTGATGGTAAATCGTAATGCATGA
- the LOC25491027 gene encoding F-box protein At3g44326 produces the protein MRMNIFSRLDTDIIHTHILPRLDGTTLTVLSSVCSELRHMICHSNEDLWRNICTSTWPSLLLDPIVHNVISTFPGGYRSFFSDAFPSLHNHKNNNSYRFYPPTTELIHVVDVFVHGKPLFSRVLVEHLNTNNFPYFSRNIFDVKFDYSNLDHIHFLVNEEYNEYLQENLRLSWVVIDPTRKRAAKLFCSSVEPLSVIPWLNHYEVVYAMVMAGESQVRTKMINCVVRVFCFFNEDELHLRRVLSRMEDVDGCLVGVEQGVTILLNAIHYGERKKFETSYFDMID, from the coding sequence ATGAGAATGAATATCTTCAGTAGGTTAGATACAGACATCATTCATACCCACATCCTTCCCCGTCTCGACGGCACAACCTTAACCGTCTTATCCTCTGTGTGTTCAGAACTTCGTCACATGATTTGCCACAGCAACGAAGATCTATGGCGGAACATATGCACCTCAACGTGGCCTTCTTTGCTGTTGGATCCTATCGTTCACAACGTTATCTCTACTTTCCCTGGAGGTTACCGTTCCTTCTTCTCGGACGCCTTCCCTTCCCTTCAcaaccataaaaataataattcttacCGTTTCTATCCTCCTACAACAGAATTAATCCATGTCGTTGATGTGTTCGTACATGGAAAGCCTTTGTTTTCAAGAGTTCTAGTTGAACACTTAAACACAAACAACTTTCCTTATTTTTCCCGGAATATATTTGATGTGAAGTTTGATTATTCAAATTTGGATCACATTCATTTTCTGGTAAACGAGGAGTACAATGAATATTTGCAAGAAAATTTGAGGTTGAGTTGGGTTGTTATCGATCCAACTCGAAAGCGTGCAGCAAAGTTGTTTTGTTCTAGTGTCGAACCTCTCTCTGTTATACCATGGTTGAATCACTATGAGGTGGTTTATGCCATGGTGATGGCGGGGGAGAGCCAAGTAAGGACGAAGATGATCAACTGTGTGGTGAgggttttttgtttctttaatgaAGATGAGTTGCACCTGAGAAGAGTGCTATCTAGAATGGAGGATGTGGACGGATGTCTTGTCGGAGTGGAGCAAGGCGTAACCATTCTCCTTAATGCAATTCATTACGGAGAAAGGAAGAAATTTGAAACATCATACTTTGATATGATAGATTga